In one Parageobacillus genomosp. 1 genomic region, the following are encoded:
- a CDS encoding NERD domain-containing protein, whose amino-acid sequence MGQLIKLQDYISRYETDVYHYAPEFIRLKKKQWEQTKERWETARRSNPAPAQEETWEWLLEKPSLLERMKKWVRRSSISEDDADVPSADKNDIAMKADNIDELKLLFLEEIFHMQLKWASSTAWSESNVESKFYYDETLKYFLQRFPDTYLCLYKPVFLVKSARVELDILLLSPTATWCITIVEGEKDNIIIASSDRFWTEMTKRGERRRINPVIALQRMEKIVADIYKRYHIDFPVRKAVINRYGYIDDHHSLSGIECIDKRNYARWFAELRQLAIPLKHVQLKAASSLLRHCYSHYDIRTAWNTDEEKV is encoded by the coding sequence GTGGGTCAATTAATTAAGCTGCAAGATTATATTTCTCGATATGAAACCGATGTATATCACTATGCTCCTGAATTTATTCGCCTGAAGAAAAAGCAATGGGAGCAAACGAAAGAACGATGGGAAACTGCCCGAAGAAGCAATCCTGCTCCCGCCCAAGAGGAAACATGGGAGTGGCTGCTGGAAAAGCCGTCGTTGTTGGAGCGGATGAAAAAATGGGTTCGGCGTTCTTCCATATCAGAAGATGATGCGGACGTTCCAAGCGCTGATAAGAACGATATTGCAATGAAAGCCGACAATATCGATGAACTAAAACTGTTATTTTTAGAAGAAATATTTCATATGCAGCTAAAGTGGGCAAGTTCTACCGCCTGGTCTGAATCCAATGTAGAATCAAAATTTTACTACGACGAAACATTAAAATATTTTTTGCAGCGTTTTCCCGATACGTACCTATGCTTATATAAGCCAGTATTTTTAGTAAAAAGCGCCCGAGTCGAACTCGATATCCTTTTGCTAAGCCCGACAGCAACATGGTGCATCACCATTGTCGAAGGAGAAAAAGATAATATTATCATCGCTTCTTCCGACCGCTTTTGGACGGAGATGACGAAGCGGGGAGAAAGAAGACGAATCAACCCGGTTATTGCACTGCAGCGCATGGAAAAAATTGTTGCTGATATATATAAACGGTATCATATCGATTTCCCTGTGAGAAAAGCGGTAATTAATCGCTACGGCTATATCGATGACCACCATTCTCTTAGCGGTATCGAATGCATTGATAAACGAAATTATGCTCGCTGGTTTGCGGAGTTAAGACAGCTGGCGATTCCGCTAAAGCATGTACAATTAAAAGCGGCGTCTTCACTGCTCCGTCATTGCTACAGCCATTATGATATCCGAACCGCTTGGAATACGGATGAGGAAAAGGTGTAA
- the thpR gene encoding RNA 2',3'-cyclic phosphodiesterase: MKQTHYFIAVPIAAEVKKQIAQWKEQIAAAFPFRTWVHEEDYHITLAFLGHVPPVKVEEVREKMAEVVVHHTPFSLSLSEIGTFGDRTAPRILWQGVEKEEKLWVLQRDVHTACTDIGFSLDKRPFTPHITIARKWQGSEAFRLEELKQKPRIAATFSVHEIVLYQTHLERTPKYEAIASFPFSEKATP, from the coding sequence ATGAAACAAACACATTATTTTATCGCGGTTCCGATTGCTGCGGAAGTCAAAAAGCAAATTGCCCAATGGAAAGAGCAAATCGCCGCTGCTTTTCCGTTCCGGACATGGGTGCACGAAGAAGATTATCATATTACATTAGCGTTTTTAGGGCATGTTCCACCGGTAAAAGTAGAAGAAGTGCGGGAAAAGATGGCTGAAGTGGTGGTACACCATACCCCGTTTTCTTTATCGTTATCGGAAATCGGTACGTTTGGCGACCGAACCGCACCGCGCATTTTATGGCAAGGAGTGGAAAAAGAAGAGAAACTGTGGGTGCTGCAGCGCGATGTGCATACAGCTTGCACCGATATCGGCTTTTCTTTAGACAAACGGCCATTTACCCCGCATATTACCATTGCCCGCAAATGGCAAGGAAGCGAGGCGTTTCGCCTCGAGGAGCTGAAACAGAAACCGAGGATAGCGGCGACTTTTTCAGTTCATGAAATCGTGCTATATCAAACCCATTTAGAGAGAACGCCAAAGTATGAGGCAATCGCTTCGTTTCCGTTTTCGGAAAAAGCAACTCCATGA
- a CDS encoding MFS transporter — protein sequence MEATLKRGESTSKSVFPLFYFFVFFAFGALFPLLSVYLQEEVGLSGTEIGAIMSISPVVMMLTQPLWGMITDYTRKPVFVLTIALWVTAIIGFVYSLAEEYHWLIVITALLAAMQSAIVPISDSIALHHVQQDGGSYGSIRLWGSLGFAVAVLAGGSLSDRFAFIIIFYLFSFMLILAALLAWRFPKQSQTMNGGTLRGVKQLLAIPHFLLLLLSTFLIFGPILANNSYFGILIKQLGGTLTGIGLAFLLAAGSEAPFMKMTDGLIRRFGLIPLFIFATVVSGLRWLLYFWEPPLVLVYMTTIVQGFSVGLSIPVALQYVRDIAPKHVQATAVSLYSAAGNGLGAWFCTFIGGYLLERYHIGAVYLFFSVCTFIGILALIAIYWLNKKNHSAGEER from the coding sequence ATGGAAGCAACGCTGAAACGTGGGGAATCGACCAGCAAGAGTGTATTTCCGCTTTTTTATTTTTTTGTGTTTTTCGCCTTTGGGGCGCTATTTCCACTTTTGTCTGTCTATTTGCAAGAAGAGGTTGGACTTTCCGGGACGGAGATCGGGGCCATCATGTCCATCAGCCCGGTAGTGATGATGCTGACCCAGCCGCTTTGGGGAATGATTACCGATTATACACGCAAACCCGTTTTCGTGCTAACCATTGCATTATGGGTTACTGCAATCATCGGATTCGTTTATTCATTGGCTGAGGAATATCACTGGCTTATTGTGATCACGGCTTTGCTCGCAGCGATGCAAAGCGCCATCGTGCCGATTTCAGATAGCATTGCCCTTCATCACGTACAACAAGATGGCGGCAGTTATGGCTCGATTCGTTTATGGGGGTCACTCGGCTTTGCGGTCGCCGTATTAGCCGGCGGCTCGTTGTCTGACCGTTTTGCTTTTATTATCATTTTTTATTTGTTTTCGTTTATGCTAATATTAGCCGCTTTGCTTGCCTGGCGGTTTCCAAAACAGAGCCAAACGATGAATGGGGGAACGCTTCGCGGTGTCAAACAGTTGCTTGCCATTCCACACTTTTTGCTATTGCTGCTCTCTACGTTTCTCATTTTTGGTCCGATTTTAGCCAATAATTCTTATTTTGGCATCTTGATTAAGCAGCTTGGCGGAACATTGACAGGAATTGGACTTGCATTTTTACTGGCTGCGGGAAGTGAAGCGCCATTTATGAAAATGACGGATGGACTGATCCGCCGCTTCGGACTGATTCCGCTCTTCATTTTTGCCACGGTAGTATCGGGCTTGCGCTGGCTCCTGTATTTTTGGGAACCACCGCTTGTTCTCGTATATATGACAACGATTGTGCAAGGTTTTTCCGTCGGCTTGTCGATCCCGGTGGCGCTTCAATATGTGCGTGATATCGCTCCGAAGCATGTGCAGGCGACAGCCGTATCCCTTTACTCTGCTGCCGGGAACGGATTGGGCGCCTGGTTTTGCACCTTTATCGGCGGATATCTTCTTGAACGCTACCATATTGGAGCTGTATATTTATTTTTTAGCGTTTGTACGTTTATCGGCATATTGGCATTAATCGCGATTTATTGGCTAAATAAGAAAAATCATTCTGCAGGTGAAGAAAGATGA
- the pepV gene encoding dipeptidase PepV produces MGINWLEEVLKRKEALIQDTQALLRIPSVLDEENATAEAPFGRGIYEAMQFLLQRGQEEGFTAKNLAGLAGHLEMGQGDELIGILCHVDVVPPGDGWSSDPFAAEIRDGKIYARGAIDDKGPTMAAFYAMKIVKELGLPLRKRVRMIIGTDEESDWRCVDHYFKHEEMPTMGFAPDADFPIIYAEKGIVDLDLRQPFTEMSGQGGIGLHSFRAGRRYNMVPDFAEAVLAVNGEQKEKIEQQYHQFLREANMKGNTVAKGEMITFQLEGVSAHAMEPDNGKNAGLWLAKWLSNIELDAPAMSFIRFITDYFFADSRGKQLGIAYRDEITGDLTVNVGILSYDRQGGAKIGLNIRYPVTNEIERTKQKLEAVAAQHGFTVERFSDSKPHYVDQNHELVRTLQRVYEEQTGEHATLLSIGGGTYARSLKAGVAFGPLFPGRPDVAHQKDEYIIIDDLLKATAIYAQAIYELAK; encoded by the coding sequence GTGGGCATCAATTGGCTGGAAGAAGTATTAAAGCGGAAAGAAGCGTTGATTCAAGATACGCAGGCGCTTTTGCGTATCCCGAGCGTTCTTGATGAAGAAAATGCGACAGCGGAAGCGCCGTTTGGCCGCGGGATATACGAAGCAATGCAATTTTTACTGCAGCGGGGGCAGGAAGAGGGGTTTACAGCCAAAAATCTCGCTGGACTGGCTGGACATTTAGAAATGGGACAAGGTGATGAGCTTATCGGTATATTATGCCATGTCGATGTCGTACCGCCTGGGGACGGCTGGTCGAGCGATCCGTTTGCGGCGGAAATTCGCGATGGAAAAATATATGCCCGCGGCGCTATTGATGATAAAGGGCCGACAATGGCGGCGTTTTATGCGATGAAAATTGTAAAAGAACTCGGTTTGCCGCTTCGAAAACGGGTGCGCATGATTATTGGAACGGATGAAGAGAGCGACTGGCGCTGTGTTGACCATTATTTCAAGCATGAAGAAATGCCGACAATGGGATTTGCTCCGGATGCGGATTTCCCGATTATTTATGCAGAAAAAGGAATTGTCGACCTCGATTTGCGTCAGCCGTTTACCGAAATGAGCGGACAAGGCGGAATTGGGCTGCATTCGTTCCGCGCCGGCCGCCGTTACAATATGGTGCCTGATTTTGCCGAAGCAGTATTGGCTGTCAATGGTGAACAAAAAGAAAAAATAGAGCAGCAGTATCATCAGTTTTTACGTGAGGCAAACATGAAAGGAAATACCGTTGCCAAAGGTGAAATGATCACTTTTCAACTAGAAGGGGTTTCCGCGCACGCGATGGAGCCGGACAATGGAAAAAATGCCGGCTTATGGTTGGCAAAGTGGCTTTCTAACATCGAGCTCGATGCGCCGGCAATGTCGTTTATTCGCTTTATAACCGACTATTTCTTTGCCGATTCACGGGGAAAACAGTTAGGAATTGCCTACCGTGATGAGATTACCGGCGATTTAACGGTGAACGTCGGCATCTTGTCGTACGACCGGCAAGGCGGTGCAAAAATTGGTTTAAACATCCGTTATCCGGTTACGAATGAAATAGAACGAACAAAACAAAAACTAGAAGCCGTTGCGGCGCAACATGGCTTTACGGTTGAGCGTTTCAGTGACTCCAAACCGCATTATGTCGACCAAAATCATGAACTAGTGCGGACGCTGCAACGTGTATACGAAGAGCAAACCGGTGAGCACGCTACGCTGCTTTCCATCGGCGGCGGTACCTATGCCCGCTCCTTAAAAGCGGGAGTCGCGTTTGGGCCGCTGTTCCCGGGACGGCCGGACGTAGCACACCAAAAAGATGAATACATCATCATTGATGATTTGCTAAAAGCTACGGCTATTTATGCCCAAGCTATTTATGAATTAGCGAAATGA
- a CDS encoding DeoR family transcriptional regulator: MKPSTHRMLTRIKSVYMYISEKGTVTTQELVDEFGTTPRTIQRDLNVLAYNDLVRSPSKGKWTTTNKKVRISS, translated from the coding sequence TTGAAACCTTCAACACATCGTATGCTAACACGGATTAAATCGGTGTACATGTACATTAGCGAGAAAGGAACCGTAACGACACAGGAACTTGTTGATGAGTTTGGCACCACCCCAAGAACGATTCAGCGCGATTTAAATGTGTTAGCGTATAACGACCTAGTTCGCAGCCCTAGCAAGGGCAAATGGACGACAACCAATAAGAAGGTGAGAATATCTTCTTAA
- a CDS encoding pseudouridine synthase encodes MGLRIDKMLANMGYGTRKEVKKLLKSGVVKIDGVVVKDPQTQVNPTEQVVTVRGEEVEYKEFIYLMMNKPPGVISATEDMIEETVVDLLEEEDRVFSPFPVGRLDKDTEGLLLLTNDGQLAHQLLSPKKHVPKTYFAVIDGEVTAEDVAAFRRGVVLDDGYETKPAELVILKSGLRSDVEVTITEGKFHQVKRMFRAVGKRVIYLKRIQMGPLVLDPSLDVGEYRELTDEEVEMLKQFRP; translated from the coding sequence TTGGGGCTGCGTATTGATAAAATGCTGGCCAACATGGGGTATGGGACAAGAAAAGAAGTAAAAAAATTGCTGAAATCAGGGGTCGTCAAAATTGACGGAGTTGTGGTCAAAGATCCGCAAACACAAGTCAACCCGACAGAGCAGGTCGTGACAGTGCGGGGAGAAGAAGTGGAGTATAAAGAGTTTATTTATCTAATGATGAACAAGCCGCCGGGAGTCATTTCGGCAACGGAAGATATGATAGAAGAAACGGTCGTTGACCTGCTGGAAGAGGAAGACCGCGTGTTTTCGCCATTCCCGGTCGGGCGGCTAGATAAAGATACGGAAGGGCTTTTATTGTTGACGAATGACGGACAGCTGGCCCACCAATTACTTTCGCCGAAAAAACATGTGCCAAAAACGTATTTTGCTGTCATTGACGGAGAGGTGACAGCGGAAGATGTGGCGGCATTCCGCCGCGGCGTGGTGCTAGATGACGGTTACGAAACGAAGCCGGCGGAGCTCGTTATTTTAAAATCCGGGCTTCGTTCCGATGTAGAGGTAACGATCACAGAAGGAAAGTTTCACCAAGTGAAGCGGATGTTCCGGGCGGTAGGCAAACGGGTCATTTACTTAAAGCGGATTCAAATGGGGCCTCTTGTTCTCGATCCTTCACTAGATGTTGGTGAATATCGCGAATTAACCGATGAAGAGGTGGAAATGTTAAAACAGTTTCGCCCATAA
- a CDS encoding polysaccharide biosynthesis protein — protein MSTSKLLRGTFILTAGVMISRILGLIYVIPFYHLVGERGGALYGYGYVPYQIFLSLATGGLPLAVSKFVSKYNALEEYRLGYELFRSGLRFMMLTGILSCAILYMIAPWLAPFVIDERANVNSIDDVVTVIRAVSFALLVVPVMSLIRGFFQGHESMGPTALSQVVEQIVRIVFLLAGCYVVMRVLNGSVVTAVSVATFAAFVGAVGGLIVLLWYWWKRKPYLDKLLARDRGEVTLSVKEMYKELLLYAAPFVFVGLSMSLYQLVDQFTFNHAMASIGLGKISEHAYSVFNMWVQKLVMIPVTLATSFSLTLIPTITKAYVERDQKSLRKYLNQTFQVIMFLTLPAVVGMAVLAEPVYAAFYSHDPLGEQVLRWYAPTAILFALFSVTAAVLQGINQQRFTVISLTMGLILKLSLNTFLITKFATVGAILATTIGYFASVVFNLWIIKKYTNYRYQFVIRRTIFIGILTALMSVLVAIVQLFLKSMLHYHGGIVESIVMVAIGALVGAGVYFFFSARSGLFVSLFGDRFAFLRRKKEKKAVS, from the coding sequence ATGTCTACGTCGAAATTATTGCGCGGGACGTTTATTCTGACAGCTGGTGTCATGATTTCTCGGATTCTCGGTTTAATTTACGTAATTCCTTTTTATCATCTTGTTGGCGAACGAGGCGGCGCGCTTTACGGGTACGGGTATGTGCCGTACCAAATTTTCCTCAGCCTTGCTACCGGAGGGCTGCCGCTGGCCGTTTCCAAATTCGTGTCCAAGTATAATGCGTTGGAAGAATACCGACTTGGTTACGAGCTGTTTCGTTCAGGCCTGCGATTTATGATGCTAACCGGCATCTTGTCGTGCGCGATTTTATATATGATTGCGCCGTGGCTTGCCCCGTTTGTCATTGATGAACGGGCAAATGTCAATTCTATTGACGATGTCGTCACGGTCATTCGTGCCGTAAGCTTTGCGCTTCTTGTCGTGCCTGTGATGAGCTTGATTCGCGGTTTTTTCCAAGGTCATGAATCGATGGGACCGACAGCCTTATCCCAAGTTGTCGAACAAATTGTTCGCATCGTTTTTCTGCTTGCGGGCTGCTATGTGGTGATGCGCGTATTGAACGGCTCTGTCGTTACCGCTGTCAGCGTGGCGACGTTTGCCGCCTTTGTCGGAGCGGTTGGAGGACTTATCGTTCTTCTTTGGTATTGGTGGAAGCGCAAGCCATATTTGGACAAGTTATTAGCGAGGGACCGCGGCGAGGTGACGCTTTCCGTAAAAGAAATGTATAAAGAATTATTGCTGTATGCCGCTCCGTTTGTATTTGTCGGACTGTCGATGTCGCTTTACCAGTTAGTCGACCAGTTTACATTTAACCATGCGATGGCCAGTATCGGACTCGGGAAGATATCGGAGCACGCCTACTCAGTTTTTAATATGTGGGTGCAAAAATTGGTGATGATTCCGGTGACGCTGGCAACCTCCTTTAGTTTAACGCTCATTCCAACCATCACAAAGGCGTATGTAGAAAGAGACCAAAAATCGCTGCGGAAATATTTAAATCAAACGTTTCAAGTCATCATGTTTTTAACATTGCCGGCGGTTGTCGGAATGGCCGTTCTCGCCGAGCCGGTGTATGCCGCGTTTTATAGCCATGATCCGCTCGGGGAGCAAGTGTTGCGCTGGTATGCGCCAACTGCCATTTTGTTCGCATTGTTTTCCGTGACGGCGGCCGTGTTGCAGGGGATTAATCAGCAGCGTTTTACGGTCATCAGTTTAACGATGGGGCTGATTTTAAAGCTGTCCCTCAATACGTTCCTAATTACCAAGTTTGCGACGGTTGGCGCGATTTTGGCGACGACGATCGGTTATTTTGCTTCGGTTGTCTTTAATTTATGGATTATTAAAAAATACACCAACTACCGATATCAGTTTGTCATACGCCGCACGATTTTTATTGGCATATTAACGGCGCTTATGTCCGTATTGGTTGCGATTGTGCAGCTGTTTTTGAAATCGATGCTGCATTATCATGGCGGAATAGTGGAATCGATCGTGATGGTCGCAATTGGCGCGCTTGTCGGCGCAGGAGTGTATTTCTTCTTCAGCGCCCGGTCTGGTCTGTTTGTTTCGCTGTTTGGCGATCGCTTTGCATTTTTGCGCCGTAAAAAGGAAAAGAAGGCGGTCTCCTAG
- a CDS encoding NAD(P)/FAD-dependent oxidoreductase, giving the protein MRYEVIVIGGGPSGLMAAIGAAEQGAKVLLLEKGNKLGRKLAISGGGRCNVTNRLPVEEIIKHIPGNGKFLYSAFSEFNNEDIIRFFERLGVQLKEEDHGRMFPVTDNAQSVVQALVDELKRRQVEVRLETPVADVEYEQGKVTGVTLKTGEFIEAKAVVVAVGGKSVPQTGSTGDGYAWAEKAGHTITELFPTEVPITSKEPFIQERILQGLSLRDIALSVLKPNGKPIITHRMDMLFTHFGISGPAALRCSQFVVKALKKYGKDAVMMCIDALPDQNKEELFQHIAHLCKEEPKKAIKNVLKGLLPERYVLFLLEQSGIDPQAPAATVSHEAIRTFVHQCKQFTFHVHGTLPLEKAFVTGGGVSVKEIQPKTMASKCMEGLYFCGEILDIHGYTGGYNITAALVTGRLAGVNAAVYAISHRT; this is encoded by the coding sequence ATGAGATATGAAGTGATCGTGATCGGGGGAGGCCCGTCGGGATTAATGGCAGCCATAGGCGCGGCAGAACAAGGGGCAAAAGTGCTGCTTCTCGAAAAAGGAAATAAGCTTGGACGAAAGCTCGCCATCTCCGGCGGCGGACGATGTAACGTAACAAACCGTCTTCCTGTCGAAGAAATTATTAAACATATTCCTGGAAACGGAAAATTTTTGTACAGCGCTTTTTCCGAATTTAATAATGAAGATATTATTCGCTTTTTTGAACGGTTAGGCGTGCAATTGAAAGAAGAAGACCACGGCCGTATGTTTCCGGTGACTGATAATGCACAATCCGTAGTGCAAGCGCTAGTAGACGAGCTAAAACGGCGCCAGGTTGAAGTGCGTCTGGAGACACCGGTGGCTGACGTCGAATATGAGCAAGGGAAAGTAACCGGCGTCACGCTAAAAACCGGTGAATTTATCGAAGCAAAGGCAGTCGTCGTCGCTGTGGGCGGCAAATCGGTTCCACAAACCGGCTCTACCGGTGACGGTTACGCCTGGGCAGAAAAAGCGGGACATACGATTACGGAGCTGTTTCCGACCGAAGTCCCGATTACATCGAAAGAACCGTTCATTCAGGAACGGATTTTGCAAGGCTTGTCGTTGCGCGATATCGCTTTAAGCGTTCTGAAACCAAACGGAAAACCGATCATTACCCATCGAATGGACATGCTTTTTACCCATTTCGGCATTTCCGGCCCCGCCGCCCTTCGCTGCAGCCAATTTGTCGTTAAAGCGCTGAAAAAGTATGGCAAAGATGCGGTGATGATGTGTATTGATGCGCTTCCTGACCAAAATAAGGAAGAGCTGTTTCAGCACATTGCCCATCTATGCAAGGAAGAGCCCAAAAAAGCGATCAAAAACGTGTTGAAAGGCTTGCTGCCGGAGAGATATGTCTTATTTTTGCTAGAACAAAGCGGCATCGACCCGCAGGCACCGGCTGCCACCGTATCGCACGAGGCGATTCGAACGTTTGTCCACCAGTGCAAACAGTTTACATTCCACGTTCACGGCACATTGCCGTTAGAAAAAGCGTTTGTCACCGGAGGAGGCGTTTCGGTGAAAGAAATCCAGCCGAAGACGATGGCTTCCAAATGTATGGAAGGTCTTTATTTTTGCGGGGAAATTTTAGATATTCACGGCTATACAGGCGGTTATAACATCACCGCAGCGCTGGTGACCGGCCGTCTCGCTGGCGTCAATGCTGCTGTATATGCCATTTCCCACCGGACCTAA
- a CDS encoding sporulation protein Cse60, whose protein sequence is MYKVKIFDKEHEKDLETAVNDFLSRLKDGQLIDVKYSVAAMESEGEQIYCFSAMIIYRT, encoded by the coding sequence ATGTACAAAGTCAAAATATTTGATAAGGAACATGAGAAAGATTTAGAAACAGCAGTGAACGATTTTTTATCGCGATTAAAAGATGGACAGTTAATCGACGTCAAATACAGCGTGGCGGCGATGGAGTCGGAAGGAGAGCAAATTTATTGCTTTTCGGCAATGATTATTTACCGGACCTAA
- a CDS encoding helix-turn-helix transcriptional regulator, protein MKIGDRLKLTRLKKEMTQEEVAEGIISVSYLSKIENNQVTPSEEVLHLLYQRLGIDNLFNERMNELMKQMMLWYKAITDKNEWKAVEMYENLKKMIEYFNDAEANTYFLLMEMRYYLFIKNISAAEAAMMQIRELYNTFDHEMKYYYYKFVGLLYYCIEKYEEALEYYKKAEELFRLQSFPKWEEADLYYLLALAYSRLWKMLSCINYVQRALAIYQADYNLKRSAECHVLLGICYRRYGEVDKALEYYSLAQKAAQMVNDIELLGIIEHNLGYLKSMMKEYREAIQHYENSLVYKRQAMLADRFITLFSLIKEYYSSQNYRKALAIVEESLQLLRQHSDYTSSEYYFHFTVYQYLLSNNFSERDFEMFMKNEVLPYFQKHKKYEDVAQYAEYLADYYERCRKYKLASKYYKMSYEFLKKIIHI, encoded by the coding sequence TTGAAGATTGGCGATCGCTTAAAACTCACCCGTCTCAAAAAAGAAATGACTCAAGAGGAAGTGGCGGAAGGAATTATTTCCGTATCGTATTTGTCGAAAATTGAAAACAACCAGGTAACGCCGAGTGAAGAAGTGTTGCACTTGCTTTATCAGCGGCTTGGGATTGACAACTTATTTAACGAACGGATGAATGAACTGATGAAGCAAATGATGTTATGGTATAAGGCAATAACGGATAAAAATGAATGGAAAGCAGTGGAAATGTATGAAAACCTAAAGAAAATGATAGAGTATTTTAACGATGCGGAAGCAAATACCTATTTTCTGCTAATGGAGATGCGCTATTATTTGTTCATAAAAAATATTTCCGCCGCCGAAGCTGCGATGATGCAGATTCGTGAATTGTACAATACATTTGACCATGAAATGAAATACTACTATTACAAATTTGTCGGGCTTTTATATTATTGCATAGAAAAATATGAAGAAGCGCTCGAATATTATAAAAAGGCAGAGGAGCTGTTTCGGCTTCAATCGTTTCCAAAGTGGGAAGAAGCGGATCTGTATTATTTATTAGCGCTTGCATACAGTCGGTTATGGAAAATGTTAAGCTGCATCAACTATGTGCAGCGCGCGCTAGCCATTTACCAAGCAGATTATAACTTAAAGCGAAGCGCGGAATGTCATGTGCTGCTAGGAATTTGCTATCGAAGGTATGGCGAGGTGGACAAAGCGCTCGAATATTACTCCCTTGCGCAAAAGGCGGCGCAAATGGTCAACGATATTGAACTGCTGGGCATTATTGAGCATAATTTAGGATATTTAAAATCGATGATGAAGGAGTATCGGGAAGCAATTCAACACTATGAAAATAGTTTAGTATATAAAAGACAAGCTATGCTTGCCGATCGTTTTATCACCTTGTTCTCCCTCATCAAAGAATACTATAGTTCGCAAAATTATCGCAAGGCACTGGCAATTGTGGAAGAAAGCTTACAGCTTTTGAGACAGCATTCCGACTATACTTCATCTGAATATTACTTTCATTTTACTGTCTATCAATATTTATTGTCGAATAACTTTTCTGAGCGAGACTTTGAAATGTTTATGAAAAATGAGGTTCTCCCTTATTTTCAAAAACATAAAAAATATGAAGACGTGGCACAATATGCTGAATATTTAGCGGACTACTACGAACGGTGTCGCAAGTATAAGTTAGCAAGCAAATACTATAAAATGAGCTATGAGTTTTTGAAAAAAATTATTCATATATAG
- a CDS encoding rhodanese-like domain-containing protein, whose translation MDEIKEITPAEVKERLDRGEKLNIVDVREDEEVALGMIPSAKHIKMGEIPSRLDEFNKEEEYIFVCRSGRRSENVCYYLQELGYRVCNMVGGMLEWEGDTVPKK comes from the coding sequence ATGGACGAAATTAAAGAAATCACCCCTGCGGAAGTAAAAGAAAGACTTGATCGCGGCGAAAAGCTGAACATTGTCGACGTTCGCGAAGATGAGGAAGTCGCGCTCGGCATGATCCCTAGCGCCAAACATATCAAAATGGGGGAAATTCCAAGCCGGCTCGATGAATTCAATAAAGAGGAAGAGTATATTTTCGTCTGCCGTTCCGGCCGGCGCAGCGAAAACGTTTGCTATTATTTGCAAGAATTAGGCTACCGCGTCTGCAATATGGTCGGCGGGATGCTCGAATGGGAAGGAGATACGGTGCCGAAAAAATAG